In one window of Nocardiopsis aegyptia DNA:
- a CDS encoding fumarylacetoacetate hydrolase family protein translates to MRIARFAVGDEVGFGLVESDSDSGEEFVARLTGHPLLGNIQLTGERAKLSDVRLLSPVLPTKVVCIGKNYADHVAEMQGVTGETTDEPVVFLKPSTAVSGPGDPVFYPPVSERVDFEGELAIVISRPCREVPRERAKDVIFGYTVANDITARDLQKSDKQWTRAKGFDSFCPIGPWITTGMSVEEAQNLALTTTVDGEVRQQGNTSQFIHDIPAIIAYVTSFMTLLPGDVVLTGTPAGVGPLEVGQEVSVTVEGVGTISNRVVTRD, encoded by the coding sequence GTGCGCATCGCACGGTTCGCGGTCGGTGACGAGGTCGGATTCGGCCTAGTGGAGTCCGATTCCGACAGCGGCGAGGAATTCGTCGCCCGACTCACCGGGCATCCCCTGCTCGGCAACATCCAACTGACGGGGGAACGGGCGAAGCTTTCGGACGTGCGGCTGCTGTCACCGGTCCTGCCCACCAAGGTGGTGTGCATCGGCAAGAACTACGCCGACCACGTCGCGGAGATGCAGGGCGTCACGGGCGAGACCACCGACGAGCCGGTCGTCTTCCTCAAGCCCTCCACCGCCGTGTCCGGGCCGGGCGACCCCGTGTTCTACCCGCCCGTGTCCGAGCGCGTGGACTTCGAGGGCGAACTCGCCATCGTCATCTCCCGGCCGTGCCGCGAGGTGCCCCGCGAACGCGCCAAGGACGTCATCTTCGGCTACACGGTCGCCAACGACATCACCGCGCGCGACCTGCAGAAGTCGGACAAGCAGTGGACCCGCGCCAAGGGGTTCGACTCCTTCTGCCCGATCGGGCCGTGGATCACCACCGGCATGAGCGTCGAGGAGGCCCAGAACCTCGCCCTCACCACCACCGTCGACGGCGAGGTGCGCCAGCAGGGCAACACCTCGCAGTTCATCCACGACATCCCCGCGATCATCGCGTACGTGACCTCGTTCATGACGCTCCTGCCCGGCGACGTCGTCCTCACCGGGACCCCGGCCGGCGTCGGGCCGCTGGAGGTCGGGCAGGAGGTCTCGGTGACCGTGGAGGGTGTGGGCACCATCAGCAACCGCGTAGTGACCAGGGACTGA
- a CDS encoding DUF3152 domain-containing protein, translated as MGLALGLCLVSGASAILMVSVPAPPAELGPSEEAAESLPVGGDGSASDRRTAPDDDVSSSASGRGQEPSSPGPGPAPAPAPSAAAEEDGGDEEAEEEVPVLLRSVEEEVDSADGDMAVVEGESDVMGEGPLTTFTVEVEEGLPGEAEDFAAAVEQVLGDPRSWGNDGERSMQRVDGDDADVRVLLAAPDTVDRLCAPLNTNGYVSCANGNRAIINQNRWVAAVEDFEDDLETYRIYVINHEVGHTLGHGHVDCPGEGELAPVMQQQTLSLQGCEANGWVHPENDPED; from the coding sequence ATGGGACTCGCGCTCGGTCTGTGCCTGGTGTCCGGCGCTTCCGCCATCCTGATGGTCAGCGTGCCCGCGCCCCCGGCCGAGCTGGGCCCGTCCGAGGAGGCCGCGGAGTCCCTGCCCGTCGGCGGCGACGGCTCCGCGTCCGACCGGCGCACGGCTCCCGACGACGATGTGAGCAGCAGTGCCTCGGGCCGCGGCCAGGAGCCGTCCTCGCCCGGCCCCGGTCCCGCGCCCGCGCCCGCGCCGTCCGCCGCCGCGGAGGAGGACGGCGGGGACGAGGAGGCCGAGGAGGAGGTCCCGGTCCTGCTCCGCTCGGTGGAGGAGGAGGTCGACTCCGCCGACGGCGACATGGCGGTCGTGGAGGGCGAGAGCGACGTCATGGGCGAGGGCCCGCTGACGACGTTCACCGTGGAGGTCGAGGAGGGGCTGCCGGGTGAGGCGGAGGACTTCGCCGCCGCCGTCGAGCAGGTCCTGGGCGACCCCCGCAGCTGGGGCAACGACGGGGAGCGCTCGATGCAGCGGGTGGACGGCGACGACGCCGACGTCCGCGTGCTGCTGGCCGCCCCGGACACCGTCGACCGGCTGTGCGCGCCGCTGAACACCAACGGGTACGTCTCCTGCGCCAACGGCAACCGCGCCATCATCAACCAGAACCGGTGGGTGGCGGCCGTCGAGGACTTCGAGGACGACCTGGAGACCTACCGGATCTACGTGATCAACCACGAGGTCGGGCACACCCTGGGCCACGGCCACGTCGACTGCCCGGGCGAGGGCGAGCTCGCGCCCGTCATGCAGCAGCAGACGCTGAGCCTCCAGGGCTGCGAGGCCAACGGCTGGGTCCACCCGGAGAACGACCCCGAGGACTAG
- the cimA gene encoding citramalate synthase, which translates to MRDDTFHVFDTTLRDGAQREGINLRVSDKLAIAQLLDDLGVAFIEGGWPGANPKDTEFFQRASRELTLEHAQLTAFGATRRAGVRAADDPQVAALRDSGAPVVTLVAKSDDRHVERALRTTLDENLAMIADTVSHLREHGQRVFVDCEHFFDGYRHDPHHALDVVRAAAGAGADVVVLCDTNGGMLPGDITRIVTEVGEATGARLGIHAQDDTGCAVANTLAAVDAGATHVQCTANGYGERVGNANLFSVVGALELKYDRRVLPEGCLAEMTRVATAIAEIVNLAPDTHQPYVGVSAFAHKAGLHASAIKVDPDLYQHTDPELVGNRMRMLVSDMAGRASIELKAEELGLDLAGDRALSGRVVDRIKGLELTGYSFEAADASLELLIREELGAPVRYFETESWRVITERRPRSGSGPLAHEDDSLTEATVKLRVKGERVIATAEGNGPVNALDRALRESMETVYTALAGLELTDYKVRILEGTSGTNAITRILITLSDGTGEWTTVGVGPNVVDASWIALEQGVTYGLLRQGYPQT; encoded by the coding sequence ATGAGGGACGACACTTTCCACGTCTTCGACACCACGCTGCGCGACGGAGCCCAGCGCGAGGGGATCAATCTCCGGGTCTCCGACAAGCTGGCCATCGCACAGCTGTTGGACGACCTCGGGGTGGCGTTCATCGAGGGAGGGTGGCCGGGGGCCAACCCCAAGGACACCGAGTTCTTCCAGCGGGCTTCACGAGAGCTCACGCTGGAGCACGCGCAACTCACCGCGTTCGGCGCGACCCGCCGGGCCGGTGTGCGGGCCGCCGACGACCCACAGGTGGCCGCACTGCGCGACAGTGGCGCACCGGTCGTCACCCTTGTCGCCAAGAGTGACGACCGGCACGTCGAGCGCGCCCTGCGCACGACCCTGGACGAGAACCTCGCCATGATCGCCGACACGGTGTCCCACCTGCGCGAACACGGGCAGCGCGTGTTCGTGGACTGCGAGCACTTCTTCGACGGCTACCGGCACGACCCCCACCACGCGCTCGACGTCGTCCGCGCCGCCGCCGGGGCCGGCGCCGACGTGGTCGTCCTGTGCGACACCAACGGCGGCATGCTCCCCGGCGACATCACCCGGATCGTCACCGAGGTGGGCGAGGCCACCGGCGCCCGCCTGGGCATCCACGCCCAGGACGACACCGGATGCGCGGTCGCCAACACCCTGGCCGCCGTGGACGCGGGCGCCACGCACGTGCAGTGCACCGCCAACGGCTACGGCGAGCGGGTGGGCAACGCCAACCTCTTCTCCGTGGTCGGCGCGCTCGAACTCAAGTACGACCGCCGGGTCCTGCCCGAGGGCTGCCTCGCCGAGATGACCCGCGTGGCCACCGCCATCGCCGAGATCGTCAACCTCGCCCCGGACACCCACCAGCCCTACGTGGGGGTGTCGGCGTTCGCGCACAAGGCCGGGCTGCACGCCTCGGCGATCAAGGTCGACCCCGACCTGTACCAGCACACCGACCCCGAGCTCGTCGGCAACCGCATGCGCATGCTCGTCTCGGACATGGCCGGGCGGGCGTCGATCGAGCTCAAGGCCGAGGAACTGGGCCTGGACCTGGCCGGGGACCGCGCCCTGTCCGGGCGGGTCGTGGACCGCATCAAGGGGCTGGAGCTGACCGGCTACAGCTTCGAGGCCGCCGACGCCTCCCTGGAACTGCTCATCCGCGAGGAGCTGGGCGCGCCGGTTCGCTACTTCGAGACCGAGTCCTGGCGGGTCATCACCGAGCGACGGCCGCGCAGCGGCTCGGGTCCGCTGGCGCACGAGGACGACAGCCTGACCGAGGCGACCGTCAAGCTCCGGGTCAAGGGCGAGCGCGTCATCGCCACGGCCGAGGGCAACGGCCCGGTCAACGCCCTGGACCGGGCCCTGCGCGAGTCCATGGAGACCGTCTACACCGCGCTCGCCGGGCTGGAGCTGACCGACTACAAGGTCCGCATCCTCGAAGGCACCTCGGGCACCAACGCCATCACCCGGATCCTCATCACCCTCAGCGACGGCACGGGGGAGTGGACCACGGTCGGTGTGGGCCCCAACGTCGTGGACGCCTCCTGGATCGCCCTCGAACAGGGCGTGACCTACGGCCTCCTCCGCCAGGGCTACCCGCAGACCTGA
- a CDS encoding branched-chain amino acid aminotransferase, translated as MNNNTTTSGLTFDIQLSDQRKTPQERDALLVNPGFGQVFTDHMVSIRYTEGKGWHDAKLEPYGPLTLDPATAALHYAQSIFEGLKAYRHPDGTLASFRPESNAARFNRSAARMAMPELPEDLFIRSIELLLEHDGDWVPTKEDFSLYLRPFMFATDVGLGVNNPSRSYLYLLFASPVGSYFSGGIRPVTVWLSKDYTRAAPGGTGAAKFAGNYAASFLAQAQAVEKGCDQVVWLDAREHRMVEEMGGMNLWFVFGSGDKARLRTPPLTGTLLPGITRESLLTLAPDLGIPAEEEPISIEEWREAAESGELTEVFACGTAAVITPVGHVKSDDGEFRIGDGTPGPVTMRLREELVGIQTGLRNDKHGWITRF; from the coding sequence ATGAACAACAACACCACCACGAGCGGGTTGACGTTCGACATCCAGCTCTCCGACCAGCGGAAGACCCCGCAGGAACGAGACGCGCTGCTGGTGAATCCGGGGTTCGGCCAGGTGTTCACCGACCACATGGTGAGCATTCGCTACACCGAGGGCAAGGGCTGGCACGACGCCAAGCTGGAGCCGTACGGCCCCCTCACCCTGGATCCGGCCACGGCCGCCCTGCACTACGCGCAGTCCATCTTCGAGGGCCTCAAGGCCTACCGCCACCCGGACGGGACACTGGCGTCCTTCCGCCCGGAGTCCAACGCGGCCCGGTTCAACCGGAGCGCCGCCCGGATGGCGATGCCCGAGCTGCCCGAGGACCTGTTCATCCGGTCCATCGAGCTGCTCCTGGAGCACGACGGCGACTGGGTCCCCACCAAGGAGGACTTCAGCCTGTACCTGCGGCCCTTCATGTTCGCCACCGACGTCGGCCTGGGCGTCAACAACCCGTCCCGCAGCTACCTCTACCTTCTCTTCGCGTCGCCGGTGGGGTCCTACTTCTCGGGCGGTATCAGGCCGGTGACGGTGTGGCTCTCCAAGGACTACACCCGCGCGGCCCCGGGCGGCACGGGCGCGGCCAAGTTCGCGGGCAACTACGCGGCGAGCTTCCTCGCGCAGGCCCAGGCCGTCGAGAAGGGCTGTGACCAGGTGGTGTGGCTCGACGCGCGCGAGCACCGCATGGTCGAGGAGATGGGCGGCATGAACCTGTGGTTCGTGTTCGGCTCCGGGGACAAGGCCCGGCTGCGGACGCCCCCGCTCACCGGGACGCTGCTGCCCGGCATCACCCGGGAGTCGCTGCTGACCCTGGCCCCGGACCTCGGCATCCCCGCGGAGGAGGAGCCGATCTCCATCGAGGAGTGGCGCGAGGCCGCCGAGTCCGGCGAGCTCACCGAGGTGTTCGCCTGCGGCACCGCCGCGGTGATCACTCCGGTCGGCCACGTCAAGAGCGACGACGGCGAGTTCCGGATCGGCGACGGGACCCCGGGCCCGGTCACCATGCGTCTGCGCGAGGAGCTGGTGGGCATCCAGACCGGCCTGCGCAACGACAAGCACGGCTGGATCACCCGCTTCTAG
- a CDS encoding 3-isopropylmalate dehydrogenase codes for MAARTVKLAVIPGDGIGPEVVAEGLKVLEVAASQYDLAFTTSEYELGAKLWHRTGETLPDSVESELAEHEAIFLGAVGDPSVPSGVLERGLLLRLRFDFDHYVNLRPVRLFPGVESPLAGVGADDIDMLVVREGTEGPYAGAGGVLRKGTPHEVATQDSVNTRFGVERVVRFAFAKAAARPRRKLTLVHKDNVLTFAGELWQRVVKEVGAEYPEVSVDYCHVDAASMFFVNQPGRFDVVVTDNLFGDIITDIGAAIAGGIGLAASGNINPDGTFPSMFEPVHGSAPDIAGQGKADPTATVLSAATMLEHLGAVEAARKIENAVAADLKTRGHAVRSTSQIGDDLAARVAEQG; via the coding sequence ATGGCAGCGCGCACCGTGAAACTGGCCGTCATCCCCGGCGACGGGATCGGCCCCGAGGTGGTCGCCGAGGGCCTCAAGGTGCTGGAGGTCGCGGCCTCCCAGTACGACCTGGCCTTCACGACCTCCGAGTACGAGCTGGGCGCCAAGCTCTGGCACCGTACCGGTGAGACGCTGCCGGACTCGGTCGAGTCCGAACTGGCCGAGCACGAGGCGATCTTCCTGGGCGCCGTCGGGGACCCCAGCGTCCCCAGCGGCGTCCTGGAACGCGGCCTGCTGCTGCGCCTGCGCTTCGACTTCGACCACTACGTCAACCTGCGCCCCGTCCGGCTCTTCCCCGGCGTGGAGAGCCCCCTGGCAGGCGTCGGCGCCGACGACATCGACATGCTCGTCGTGCGCGAGGGCACCGAGGGCCCCTACGCGGGCGCCGGCGGCGTCCTGCGCAAGGGCACCCCCCACGAGGTCGCCACCCAGGACAGCGTCAACACCCGCTTCGGCGTCGAGCGCGTCGTCCGCTTCGCCTTCGCCAAGGCCGCGGCCCGCCCGCGCCGCAAGCTCACCCTGGTCCACAAGGACAACGTCCTGACCTTCGCCGGCGAGCTCTGGCAGCGCGTCGTCAAGGAGGTCGGCGCCGAGTACCCCGAGGTCTCGGTCGACTACTGCCACGTCGACGCCGCCTCGATGTTCTTCGTCAACCAGCCCGGCCGCTTCGACGTGGTCGTCACCGACAACCTCTTCGGCGACATCATCACCGACATCGGTGCCGCCATCGCCGGCGGTATCGGCCTGGCCGCCAGTGGCAACATCAACCCCGACGGCACCTTCCCCAGCATGTTCGAGCCGGTGCACGGCTCCGCGCCCGACATCGCGGGCCAGGGCAAGGCCGACCCCACCGCCACCGTGCTCTCGGCCGCCACCATGCTGGAGCACCTGGGCGCCGTCGAGGCCGCCCGCAAGATCGAGAACGCCGTCGCCGCGGACCTCAAGACCCGTGGTCACGCGGTCCGTTCCACCTCGCAGATCGGCGACGACCTGGCCGCGCGAGTAGCCGAGCAGGGCTGA
- a CDS encoding glycosyltransferase gives MSIRDGSVRGRGSPGGDTDTDADTDAGGGARPLIRRNEYSVLDPPPLGGWDPVLGVSVVVPAHGGQEKLDLTLASLAAQSYPAELMEVVVVDDGSEPPLVLPPIRPEHTRLVVASSRGWGPGHAVREGVAASRAPVVLRLDADMVVDREHVEAQMRWHHLADYLAVMGGFAATDVPAATLDPEVVRDRVGRGEAAALLGPGTAALEWVTDLLEATDGLRSAGHRAWEVFTGATASVRRELFEAAAGAEPDPVMGEDSVLGYRLAQRGAVFVPERAAGGWHLGTPTTERRAPEAARFARPFTENRVPRKYSRRRGPGRTWEVPFTDVVVDTTGRRFDDVAETVDGLLSGDTADLRIRLVGEWSRVTPERHAVLDDPAVDVRLVHECYRSEPRVEFVGAAPDPDPDVPFRLLVSPGARPRPGAVRALTGAAEREGAGLVRVRGARAHRPEALRLERTAAFARARHLGADAVDRDAVVAAVWGVHVMDRDEVLCAEGAGAARPPRDWHARLLKEEAKRDRWRAEADRWERRIRALTRGRLARLLLGRRVR, from the coding sequence ATGTCGATCAGGGATGGATCCGTGCGGGGCCGGGGATCCCCGGGCGGGGACACGGACACGGATGCGGACACGGACGCGGGTGGCGGAGCGCGTCCGCTGATCCGGCGCAACGAGTACTCGGTGCTGGACCCGCCGCCGCTGGGCGGATGGGATCCGGTCCTGGGTGTGAGCGTGGTGGTGCCCGCGCACGGCGGGCAGGAGAAGCTGGACCTGACACTGGCGTCGCTGGCGGCGCAGAGCTATCCGGCGGAGCTGATGGAGGTCGTGGTCGTCGACGACGGCAGCGAGCCGCCGCTGGTCCTGCCGCCGATCCGCCCCGAGCACACCCGCCTGGTCGTCGCCTCGTCGCGCGGATGGGGGCCCGGGCACGCGGTACGCGAGGGGGTGGCCGCCTCACGGGCCCCGGTCGTGCTGCGGCTGGACGCCGACATGGTCGTGGACCGCGAGCACGTCGAGGCGCAGATGCGCTGGCACCACCTCGCCGACTACCTCGCCGTGATGGGCGGGTTCGCCGCCACGGACGTGCCGGCCGCGACGCTGGACCCCGAGGTGGTCCGCGACCGGGTGGGCCGCGGCGAGGCGGCGGCCCTCCTGGGGCCGGGTACCGCCGCCCTGGAGTGGGTCACCGACCTGCTGGAGGCCACCGACGGGTTGCGCTCCGCGGGACACCGCGCGTGGGAGGTGTTCACCGGCGCCACGGCCTCCGTGCGGCGTGAGCTGTTCGAGGCGGCGGCCGGCGCGGAGCCGGACCCGGTCATGGGCGAGGACAGCGTCCTCGGATACCGGCTGGCCCAACGGGGCGCGGTGTTCGTCCCCGAGCGCGCGGCGGGCGGCTGGCACCTGGGGACCCCGACGACCGAGCGGCGCGCCCCCGAGGCGGCCCGTTTCGCCCGGCCGTTCACGGAGAACCGGGTACCCCGGAAGTACTCCCGGCGCAGGGGCCCCGGGCGGACCTGGGAGGTGCCCTTCACCGACGTGGTCGTCGACACGACCGGGCGCCGCTTCGACGACGTGGCCGAGACGGTGGACGGCCTGCTGTCCGGGGACACGGCCGACCTCCGGATCCGCCTGGTGGGCGAGTGGTCGCGGGTGACGCCGGAACGGCACGCGGTCCTGGACGACCCCGCGGTGGACGTGCGGTTGGTCCACGAGTGCTACCGCAGCGAGCCGCGGGTGGAGTTCGTCGGCGCCGCGCCCGATCCGGACCCCGACGTGCCCTTCCGGCTGCTGGTGTCACCGGGGGCCCGGCCGCGTCCGGGCGCGGTGCGCGCCCTGACCGGCGCGGCCGAACGGGAGGGCGCGGGCCTGGTCCGGGTGCGGGGGGCGCGCGCCCACCGGCCGGAGGCACTGCGCCTGGAGCGCACCGCGGCCTTCGCCCGTGCCCGCCACCTGGGTGCCGACGCGGTGGATCGCGACGCCGTCGTGGCCGCCGTCTGGGGCGTGCACGTCATGGACCGCGACGAGGTGCTGTGCGCCGAGGGGGCCGGCGCGGCGCGTCCGCCGAGGGACTGGCACGCGAGGTTGCTGAAGGAGGAGGCGAAACGGGACCGGTGGCGGGCGGAGGCCGACCGGTGGGAGCGCCGGATCCGCGCCCTGACACGGGGGCGCCTGGCCCGTCTGCTGCTCGGCCGCCGCGTGAGGTGA